The following proteins come from a genomic window of Salvia hispanica cultivar TCC Black 2014 chromosome 4, UniMelb_Shisp_WGS_1.0, whole genome shotgun sequence:
- the LOC125218757 gene encoding uncharacterized protein LOC125218757 isoform X6 — protein sequence MRLRTVISGEIQSEDQMLPRKASRRAGAANCVNTTKSSIGLHTYLISRFVYFCVNCNDVKNLEKFSKGGDFILKLVIAGNQKIAGAGP from the exons ATGCGCCTTCGAACAGTTATCAGCGGCGAGATTCAATCGGAGGATCAAATGCTGCCGCGCAAAGCTTCTCGAAGAGCAG GGGCTGCCAACTGTGTGAATACTACAAAATCCTCAATCGGTTTACACACTTATCTGATTTCTAG ATTTGTTTACTTCTGTGTGAATTGTAACGATGTGAAAAACTTGGAGAAGTTTTCAAAGGG GGGAGATTTCATTTTGAAGTTGGTAATAG CAGGAAATCAAAAAATTGCTGGAGCTGGTCCGTAG
- the LOC125218757 gene encoding uncharacterized protein LOC125218757 isoform X8 translates to MCCALIHFIHAPSNSYQRRDSIGGSNAAAQSFSKSRFVYFCVNCNDVKNLEKFSKGRKSKNCWSWSVVNKFKRGGEEVHRFREC, encoded by the exons ATGTGCTGCGCTCTGATTCATTTCATCCATGCGCCTTCGAACAGTTATCAGCGGCGAGATTCAATCGGAGGATCAAATGCTGCCGCGCAAAGCTTCTCGAAGAGCAG ATTTGTTTACTTCTGTGTGAATTGTAACGATGTGAAAAACTTGGAGAAGTTTTCAAAGGG CAGGAAATCAAAAAATTGCTGGAGCTGGTCCGTAGTCAACAAGTTCaagagaggaggagaagaagtgCATAGATTTAGGGAGTGTTAG
- the LOC125218757 gene encoding uncharacterized protein LOC125218757 isoform X3: MRLRTVISGEIQSEDQMLPRKASRRAGAANCVNTTKSSIGLHTYLISRFVYFCVNCNDVKNLEKFSKGRKSKNCWSWSVVNKFKRGGEEVHRFREC; encoded by the exons ATGCGCCTTCGAACAGTTATCAGCGGCGAGATTCAATCGGAGGATCAAATGCTGCCGCGCAAAGCTTCTCGAAGAGCAG GGGCTGCCAACTGTGTGAATACTACAAAATCCTCAATCGGTTTACACACTTATCTGATTTCTAG ATTTGTTTACTTCTGTGTGAATTGTAACGATGTGAAAAACTTGGAGAAGTTTTCAAAGGG CAGGAAATCAAAAAATTGCTGGAGCTGGTCCGTAGTCAACAAGTTCaagagaggaggagaagaagtgCATAGATTTAGGGAGTGTTAG
- the LOC125218757 gene encoding uncharacterized protein LOC125218757 isoform X10: MCCALIHFIHAPSNSYQRRDSIGGSNAAAQSFSKSRFVYFCVNCNDVKNLEKFSKGGDFILKLVIAGNQKIAGAGP, encoded by the exons ATGTGCTGCGCTCTGATTCATTTCATCCATGCGCCTTCGAACAGTTATCAGCGGCGAGATTCAATCGGAGGATCAAATGCTGCCGCGCAAAGCTTCTCGAAGAGCAG ATTTGTTTACTTCTGTGTGAATTGTAACGATGTGAAAAACTTGGAGAAGTTTTCAAAGGG GGGAGATTTCATTTTGAAGTTGGTAATAG CAGGAAATCAAAAAATTGCTGGAGCTGGTCCGTAG
- the LOC125218757 gene encoding uncharacterized protein LOC125218757 isoform X7 codes for MRLRTVISGEIQSEDQMLPRKASRRAGAANCVNTTKSSIGLHTYLISRFVYFCVNCNDVKNLEKFSKGGDFILKLVIGNQKIAGAGP; via the exons ATGCGCCTTCGAACAGTTATCAGCGGCGAGATTCAATCGGAGGATCAAATGCTGCCGCGCAAAGCTTCTCGAAGAGCAG GGGCTGCCAACTGTGTGAATACTACAAAATCCTCAATCGGTTTACACACTTATCTGATTTCTAG ATTTGTTTACTTCTGTGTGAATTGTAACGATGTGAAAAACTTGGAGAAGTTTTCAAAGGG GGGAGATTTCATTTTGAAGTTGGTAATAG GAAATCAAAAAATTGCTGGAGCTGGTCCGTAG
- the LOC125218757 gene encoding uncharacterized protein LOC125218757 isoform X2 gives MRLRTVISGEIQSEDQMLPRKASRRAGAANCVNTTKSSIGLHTYLISRFVYFCVNCNDVKNLEKFSKGSQGRFHFEVGNRKSKNCWSWSVVNKFKRGGEEVHRFREC, from the exons ATGCGCCTTCGAACAGTTATCAGCGGCGAGATTCAATCGGAGGATCAAATGCTGCCGCGCAAAGCTTCTCGAAGAGCAG GGGCTGCCAACTGTGTGAATACTACAAAATCCTCAATCGGTTTACACACTTATCTGATTTCTAG ATTTGTTTACTTCTGTGTGAATTGTAACGATGTGAAAAACTTGGAGAAGTTTTCAAAGGG TTCTCAGGGGAGATTTCATTTTGAAGTTGGTAATAG GAAATCAAAAAATTGCTGGAGCTGGTCCGTAGTCAACAAGTTCaagagaggaggagaagaagtgCATAGATTTAGGGAGTGTTAG
- the LOC125218757 gene encoding uncharacterized protein LOC125218757 isoform X4, producing MCCALIHFIHAPSNSYQRRDSIGGSNAAAQSFSKSRFVYFCVNCNDVKNLEKFSKGSQGRFHFEVGNSRKSKNCWSWSVVNKFKRGGEEVHRFREC from the exons ATGTGCTGCGCTCTGATTCATTTCATCCATGCGCCTTCGAACAGTTATCAGCGGCGAGATTCAATCGGAGGATCAAATGCTGCCGCGCAAAGCTTCTCGAAGAGCAG ATTTGTTTACTTCTGTGTGAATTGTAACGATGTGAAAAACTTGGAGAAGTTTTCAAAGGG TTCTCAGGGGAGATTTCATTTTGAAGTTGGTAATAG CAGGAAATCAAAAAATTGCTGGAGCTGGTCCGTAGTCAACAAGTTCaagagaggaggagaagaagtgCATAGATTTAGGGAGTGTTAG
- the LOC125218757 gene encoding uncharacterized protein LOC125218757 isoform X5 → MRLRTVISGEIQSEDQMLPRKASRRAGAANCVNTTKSSIGLHTYLISRFVYFCVNCNDVKNLEKFSKGKSKNCWSWSVVNKFKRGGEEVHRFREC, encoded by the exons ATGCGCCTTCGAACAGTTATCAGCGGCGAGATTCAATCGGAGGATCAAATGCTGCCGCGCAAAGCTTCTCGAAGAGCAG GGGCTGCCAACTGTGTGAATACTACAAAATCCTCAATCGGTTTACACACTTATCTGATTTCTAG ATTTGTTTACTTCTGTGTGAATTGTAACGATGTGAAAAACTTGGAGAAGTTTTCAAAGGG GAAATCAAAAAATTGCTGGAGCTGGTCCGTAGTCAACAAGTTCaagagaggaggagaagaagtgCATAGATTTAGGGAGTGTTAG
- the LOC125218757 gene encoding uncharacterized protein LOC125218757 isoform X1 translates to MRLRTVISGEIQSEDQMLPRKASRRAGAANCVNTTKSSIGLHTYLISRFVYFCVNCNDVKNLEKFSKGSQGRFHFEVGNSRKSKNCWSWSVVNKFKRGGEEVHRFREC, encoded by the exons ATGCGCCTTCGAACAGTTATCAGCGGCGAGATTCAATCGGAGGATCAAATGCTGCCGCGCAAAGCTTCTCGAAGAGCAG GGGCTGCCAACTGTGTGAATACTACAAAATCCTCAATCGGTTTACACACTTATCTGATTTCTAG ATTTGTTTACTTCTGTGTGAATTGTAACGATGTGAAAAACTTGGAGAAGTTTTCAAAGGG TTCTCAGGGGAGATTTCATTTTGAAGTTGGTAATAG CAGGAAATCAAAAAATTGCTGGAGCTGGTCCGTAGTCAACAAGTTCaagagaggaggagaagaagtgCATAGATTTAGGGAGTGTTAG
- the LOC125218757 gene encoding uncharacterized protein LOC125218757 isoform X9, producing the protein MCCALIHFIHAPSNSYQRRDSIGGSNAAAQSFSKSRFVYFCVNCNDVKNLEKFSKGKSKNCWSWSVVNKFKRGGEEVHRFREC; encoded by the exons ATGTGCTGCGCTCTGATTCATTTCATCCATGCGCCTTCGAACAGTTATCAGCGGCGAGATTCAATCGGAGGATCAAATGCTGCCGCGCAAAGCTTCTCGAAGAGCAG ATTTGTTTACTTCTGTGTGAATTGTAACGATGTGAAAAACTTGGAGAAGTTTTCAAAGGG GAAATCAAAAAATTGCTGGAGCTGGTCCGTAGTCAACAAGTTCaagagaggaggagaagaagtgCATAGATTTAGGGAGTGTTAG